Within the Candidatus Margulisiibacteriota bacterium genome, the region GGGTCAGGCAATAACTCTTTCGTTTTGGCAATATCAAACTCCGCTTCGAGAAATCCTATCCCGTCTTTTATGCCGCGCCTCAAAACTTCTCATTGTTTCGTTGCCTTTTTAACCAAAAAATGGTAAAAAATTAAATCTTTCACCAAGGGGAGAAAAATAAAAATGCTGACCGCTGATTTAAAAAAAATGGAGCAGGGCAACTCGATCTTTGAAAGAGAAGTCAGAAAACTTAACGTGCCGGTCTGCAGGCTGTTCCTGGACGAACAGGGGCAGGCCGCGCCGGTTGTTTTTAATCCCGAGGGCAAGCCGCTGAATACCGGAAACGCCGGACCGGTGGCCGCGGAATTCAGCCATATAGTCAAAGCCAGCGACAACCGGCTTTTGACCGCCAAAAGAAAAAATTTGAGTCCGGCGCTGGACCGGCGCGTGGCCGTGCTTTTTTCCGGCGGACCGGCGTCCGGCGGGCACAATGTCGTGGCCGGACTGAAAACCGTGCTGGGCGGGCAAAACACCTTGCTGGGCGTGCGTGGCGGGCCAAAAGGTTTGCTGGAAGGAAATTTATTTACGATTGCCAGTAAAGATGTAAAACGGATTTTAAATACCGGCGGTTTTGATTTTTTAGGTTCAGACCGCACCAAAATAAAAACCCCCGAACAGTTTGCGCAGGTCAAAAAAGTCTGTGCCGAAAATAAACTGAACGCGCTGGTCATTGTCGGTGGCGATGATTCCAATACCAACGCAGCGCTGCTGGCTGAGTATTTGTATCCAGAGGTGCAGGTGATCGGCGTGCCGAAAACCATTGACGGCGATCTGCAGGTTGGCAAATTTCTGCCGATCTCTTTTGGTTTTGACACCGCGACGAAAATTTACGCCGAGCTGGTCGGCAATATTTTGCAGGACACGCCGTCCTCGCGCAAGTACTGGCATTTCATCAAGCTGATGGGACGCGCGGCTTCGCATGTGGCGCTGGAAGTGGCTTTGCAGACGCGGCCGGCGGCTGTTCTGATTTCCGAGGAGATCGCCGCTAAAAAAATCCCCCTGCGGAAAATTGTCGACGGTATCGCGCAGACCGTGATCCGGCGCGCCAAAAAAGGCATCCGGCACGGTGTGGTGGTTATTCCCGAGGGTTTGATCGAGTTTATTCCGGATTTGACCGCTCTGCTGAGGACGCTCAACCATTTGATGGCGCGGCATGCTTCCAGTTTGAAAAATTTAACGCTGGCCAAACGCCGCGAATTTGCCGCCAAAGAGTTAAGTCCCGAACAAGCCGCGCTTTTCAAGTCTCTGCCGGATT harbors:
- a CDS encoding diphosphate--fructose-6-phosphate 1-phosphotransferase, coding for MLTADLKKMEQGNSIFEREVRKLNVPVCRLFLDEQGQAAPVVFNPEGKPLNTGNAGPVAAEFSHIVKASDNRLLTAKRKNLSPALDRRVAVLFSGGPASGGHNVVAGLKTVLGGQNTLLGVRGGPKGLLEGNLFTIASKDVKRILNTGGFDFLGSDRTKIKTPEQFAQVKKVCAENKLNALVIVGGDDSNTNAALLAEYLYPEVQVIGVPKTIDGDLQVGKFLPISFGFDTATKIYAELVGNILQDTPSSRKYWHFIKLMGRAASHVALEVALQTRPAAVLISEEIAAKKIPLRKIVDGIAQTVIRRAKKGIRHGVVVIPEGLIEFIPDLTALLRTLNHLMARHASSLKNLTLAKRREFAAKELSPEQAALFKSLPDYLQEMLLLDRDSHGNLQVSQIPTEKLLIDMTAARVKQLSPATPFAANSHFFGYEGRCGAPSLFDAAFTFNLGLIAGSLILDNRTGYMAALSDLNKGGRVLAIPLTGLINVEKRHGQDEMVIEKALVKINSPAFRFLAARRRAWSAADLFTSPGPRQLWGPASNQVPVSVALNQGYADLSFKL